Proteins encoded by one window of Streptomyces sp. ALI-76-A:
- a CDS encoding acetylxylan esterase, giving the protein MPAFDLPPKELEHYRPDLEEPADFDAFWLATLQEAAGDDPLLSVRPVVTGLRLTRTWDATFRGFAGDPVRAWFSRPAGTAEPLPTVVEYAGYGRGRGLPHERLTWVNAGYAHLLMDNRGQGDQYGCGGDTPDPHAGASGGPGPVVRGLLDPRDHHHRRLITDAVRAVAAVRALPGVDAERVAAVGNSQGGGLALAVAGLVPDLAAVAVTAPFLCGIRRALDLTDAPPYGEITAYLSVHRGAEQAAYRTLSYLEGVSFARRARAPAHFGVGLRDTVCPPSGAYAAFNRYGELTGADPRREIHAYPYNGHEGGDAVHVRRQLDWVAEVLSERAGGGSLNGAE; this is encoded by the coding sequence GTGCCCGCGTTCGACCTGCCGCCGAAGGAACTCGAGCACTACCGGCCGGACCTCGAAGAGCCCGCCGACTTCGACGCGTTCTGGCTCGCCACACTCCAGGAGGCCGCCGGGGACGACCCGTTGCTGTCCGTGCGGCCGGTGGTGACCGGCCTGCGGCTGACGCGGACCTGGGACGCGACCTTCCGCGGCTTCGCCGGGGACCCGGTGCGGGCCTGGTTCAGCCGTCCGGCGGGGACGGCCGAACCGCTGCCGACGGTCGTCGAGTACGCCGGCTACGGCCGCGGGCGCGGGCTGCCGCACGAGCGGCTGACCTGGGTGAACGCCGGGTACGCGCATCTGCTGATGGACAACCGGGGGCAGGGCGACCAGTACGGCTGCGGCGGCGACACCCCGGACCCGCACGCGGGCGCGTCGGGCGGTCCGGGCCCCGTGGTGCGTGGCCTGCTCGACCCGCGGGACCACCACCACCGACGCCTGATCACGGACGCGGTCCGCGCTGTGGCCGCCGTGCGCGCGCTGCCGGGCGTGGACGCCGAACGCGTCGCCGCCGTCGGCAACAGCCAGGGCGGCGGACTCGCCCTGGCCGTCGCGGGACTGGTCCCGGACCTCGCGGCGGTCGCGGTCACCGCCCCCTTCCTGTGCGGGATCCGGCGTGCCCTGGACCTCACCGACGCGCCCCCGTACGGCGAGATCACCGCGTACCTGTCCGTCCACCGGGGCGCCGAACAGGCCGCGTACCGCACGCTCTCCTACCTGGAGGGCGTCTCCTTCGCCCGGCGCGCGCGGGCCCCGGCCCACTTCGGGGTGGGCCTGCGCGACACGGTGTGCCCGCCGAGCGGGGCGTACGCCGCCTTCAACCGGTACGGGGAGCTGACCGGCGCGGACCCCCGCAGGGAGATCCACGCCTATCCGTACAACGGCCACGAGGGGGGCGACGCGGTACATGTGCGCCGCCAACTCGACTGGGTAGCAGAGGTGTTGAGCGAGCGGGCCGGGGGTGGGTCGTTGAATGGCGCGGAGTGA
- a CDS encoding ABC transporter permease subunit: MSTSTTSAPPPGTQDPPPARASPRRRPRTAARTGWRRALRRDWQLYSLAVLPLLFFLVFRYLPMAGNVIAFRRFEPGGSIFGEQWVGLRYVRMFLTDPTFWQVFRNTLWLGGLTLVFCFPIPIVLALLLNEVRRRSLKRFVQSVSYLPHFLSIVIVAGITLQMLATDGPVNHVLGWFGHEPIRFIQEPEWFRTIYVGSEIWQTAGWGTILYLTALTTIDEDLYEAARIDGANRWQQIWHVTLPGIRPTMITLLILNIGTFLAVGFEKVLLLYNPLTYQTGDVISTYLYRTGVESNSFSYAAAIGLFEAVIGLVLITTANQLSRRTVGTSLW; this comes from the coding sequence ATGAGCACCTCCACCACATCGGCCCCACCGCCGGGCACCCAGGACCCGCCGCCGGCCAGAGCCTCACCCCGTCGCCGTCCGCGGACGGCCGCGCGTACCGGCTGGCGGCGGGCGCTGCGCCGGGACTGGCAGCTGTACTCGCTGGCCGTGCTGCCGCTGCTGTTCTTCCTGGTCTTCCGCTACCTGCCGATGGCCGGCAACGTCATCGCCTTCCGGCGCTTCGAGCCCGGCGGTTCGATCTTCGGCGAGCAGTGGGTGGGGCTGCGCTACGTGCGCATGTTCCTCACCGACCCGACCTTCTGGCAGGTGTTCCGCAACACCCTGTGGCTCGGCGGGCTCACCCTGGTCTTCTGCTTCCCGATCCCCATCGTGCTCGCGCTGCTGCTCAACGAGGTGCGCAGGCGCTCCCTGAAGCGGTTCGTGCAGTCGGTGTCGTACCTTCCGCACTTCCTGTCGATCGTGATCGTCGCGGGCATCACCCTGCAGATGCTCGCCACGGACGGCCCCGTCAACCACGTCCTGGGCTGGTTCGGGCACGAGCCGATCCGCTTCATCCAGGAGCCGGAGTGGTTCCGCACGATCTACGTCGGCTCGGAGATCTGGCAGACCGCCGGCTGGGGCACGATCCTCTACCTGACCGCGCTCACCACGATCGACGAGGACCTGTACGAGGCCGCGCGCATCGACGGCGCCAACCGCTGGCAGCAGATCTGGCACGTCACCCTGCCCGGCATCCGCCCCACCATGATCACGCTGCTGATCCTCAACATCGGCACGTTCCTGGCGGTCGGCTTCGAGAAGGTCCTGCTGCTGTACAACCCGCTGACCTACCAGACCGGTGACGTGATCTCCACGTACCTCTACCGGACCGGTGTCGAGTCCAACAGCTTCAGCTACGCCGCCGCGATCGGGCTGTTCGAGGCGGTCATCGGCCTGGTGCTGATCACGACCGCGAACCAGCTGTCGCGCCGCACCGTGGGGACGAGCCTGTGGTGA
- a CDS encoding beta-galactosidase, translated as MTEPHTGTEGKLTHTGTDGGLPPTGKIAYGGDYNPEQWPEPVRDEDHRLFTRAGIDTLTVGVFAWSLTQPAEDTHDFTVLDGVLDRAAAEGRRVCLATGTAAVPPWLAKRYPEVNRTDFEGRRHRYGQRHHFCPSSPAYRRLATDLAARLAERYARHPALLAWHINNEYGGACYCDLCAEAFRDWLRDRYAGLDALNDAWCTTFWSHRYTDFGEIEPPSALTEHWRGPDHTAFQGTTLDYFRFTTDALLGCFLAEKEAIRAHDPDTPVTTNFMGMFRPLDYHRWAPHLDFVSWDSYPPLDAPPTWPALAHDLMRGLKDGAPFWLMEQTPSTTACRDVNPLRRPGELRLATFQAIAHGADAALYFQLRAARGACEKYHGAVIGHAGRDDTRVFREVAGLGRELELLGDASLGARTPARTALLFDWDSWWALEISDGPSRLVRYQDTVHTYYRAAREAGADVDVVPQTADLSPYDVVLAPVLHMIKGDLADRLEGVAARGGTVLATFLSGRVDEHDRAFLTDVPGPLAPLMGIRVDEWDARPQDVVQPVRLEESAYQARLVFEIVQPRGAEPVATYGADFYAGTPAVTRHRHGEGEAWYVATALDQPGVDEVVRRVLARHDLLGPYAGRPGLETATRVTPDGTRLFFLLNHAPEAAHLTVHATATDLLTGKRAEQGEPLTVDPLGTAILRIP; from the coding sequence ATGACCGAGCCGCACACCGGAACCGAGGGCAAGCTCACGCACACCGGAACCGACGGCGGGCTCCCGCCCACCGGAAAGATCGCCTACGGCGGCGACTACAACCCCGAGCAGTGGCCGGAGCCGGTCCGGGACGAGGACCACCGCCTGTTCACCCGGGCCGGCATCGACACCCTCACCGTCGGCGTCTTCGCCTGGTCCCTTACCCAACCCGCCGAGGACACCCACGACTTCACGGTGCTCGACGGTGTCCTGGACCGGGCCGCGGCCGAGGGCCGCCGGGTCTGCCTCGCCACCGGCACCGCCGCCGTCCCGCCCTGGCTCGCGAAGCGGTACCCCGAGGTCAACCGCACCGACTTCGAGGGCCGCCGTCACCGCTACGGCCAGCGCCACCACTTCTGCCCCAGCTCACCGGCCTACCGCCGCCTCGCCACGGACCTGGCGGCACGCCTGGCCGAACGGTACGCGCGGCACCCGGCGCTGCTCGCCTGGCACATCAACAACGAGTACGGCGGCGCCTGTTACTGCGACCTGTGCGCCGAGGCCTTCCGGGACTGGCTGCGGGACCGGTACGCCGGCCTCGACGCCCTCAACGACGCCTGGTGCACCACCTTCTGGTCCCACCGCTACACCGACTTCGGCGAGATCGAGCCGCCGAGCGCTCTCACCGAGCACTGGCGCGGCCCCGACCACACCGCTTTCCAGGGCACGACGCTCGACTACTTCCGCTTCACCACCGACGCCCTGCTCGGCTGCTTCCTCGCCGAGAAGGAGGCGATCCGCGCCCACGACCCGGACACGCCCGTCACCACCAACTTCATGGGCATGTTCCGCCCCCTCGACTACCACCGCTGGGCGCCCCACCTCGACTTCGTCTCCTGGGACAGCTACCCGCCCCTGGACGCCCCGCCCACCTGGCCCGCCCTCGCCCACGACCTGATGCGCGGTCTCAAGGACGGTGCCCCCTTCTGGCTGATGGAACAGACCCCGTCCACCACCGCCTGCCGTGACGTCAACCCGCTCCGGCGTCCCGGCGAACTCCGTCTCGCCACCTTCCAGGCCATCGCCCACGGAGCCGACGCGGCCCTGTACTTCCAGCTGCGCGCCGCACGCGGCGCCTGCGAGAAGTACCACGGGGCGGTCATCGGCCACGCCGGCCGTGACGACACCCGCGTCTTCCGCGAAGTCGCCGGCCTGGGCCGCGAGTTGGAGCTGCTCGGTGACGCGAGCCTCGGCGCCCGCACGCCCGCCCGCACCGCCCTGCTCTTCGACTGGGACAGCTGGTGGGCCCTGGAGATCTCCGACGGCCCCTCCCGCCTCGTCCGCTACCAGGACACCGTCCACACCTACTACCGGGCCGCCCGGGAGGCCGGCGCCGACGTGGACGTCGTCCCGCAGACCGCCGACCTCAGCCCGTACGACGTGGTCCTCGCCCCCGTCCTGCACATGATCAAAGGCGACCTGGCGGACCGCTTGGAAGGGGTGGCGGCGCGGGGCGGCACGGTCCTCGCCACCTTCCTCTCCGGCCGTGTGGACGAGCACGACCGCGCCTTCCTCACCGACGTCCCCGGCCCGCTGGCCCCCCTCATGGGCATCCGCGTCGACGAATGGGACGCCCGCCCGCAGGACGTCGTCCAGCCCGTACGACTGGAGGAGTCGGCCTACCAGGCACGCCTCGTCTTCGAGATCGTGCAGCCGCGCGGCGCCGAACCCGTCGCCACGTACGGAGCCGACTTCTACGCCGGCACCCCGGCCGTGACGCGCCACCGCCACGGCGAGGGCGAGGCCTGGTACGTGGCCACCGCCCTCGACCAGCCAGGCGTCGACGAGGTCGTACGCCGTGTCCTGGCCCGGCACGACCTCCTCGGCCCGTACGCCGGCCGGCCCGGCCTGGAGACCGCCACGCGCGTCACCCCCGACGGCACCCGCCTCTTCTTCCTGCTCAACCACGCCCCCGAGGCGGCCCACCTGACGGTCCACGCCACCGCCACCGACCTGCTGACCGGCAAGCGTGCCGAGCAGGGCGAGCCGCTGACCGTGGACCCGCTCGGCACGGCGATCCTGCGGATCCCGTAG
- a CDS encoding extracellular solute-binding protein, which yields MSRRQILSAAGFAGLAALTGCGSGDDGGDGKDLSKKQNGAMKEFRVGQQFKAAEPLSFSLLHNNNPVYPTKSGWLFWKEVTRRTGVTLKLVDVPLVDYEKKRSVLIGAGDAPFLIPKTYHPSEVAFVSSGAILPVSDYTHLMPNFRAKVKKWKLEPELDSFRQSDGKYYLLPGLHEKARSGYSLSLRTDVLDRLGLSLPTTWDEVYDVLAALREEYPDRYPLSDRWSTNTPYPVAALLSYLGQAHGVRAGWTYDNISFDADAEEFVFTGASDGYRQVVEYLRKLVADKLMDPESFTQTDDAAVQKLLGGKCFAISANPQELVQNYRYNLEKQVEGAKIEMIPVPVGPAGPVVLGGARLENGVMISSEALKSDSFVAMMQFVDWLWYSDEGQKLCKWGVEGVTYTRPGGRYRLRPGISLMGSDPDAPKDLQKDYGFFNGVFTYGGSWELVSSSFSPDERRFQDAMAQRQALPVDPAHPLQSVEQEQASLWDTPLRDHVTQNTLKFALGKRPLSEWDAYVSELKAKNMDRLVDMHNRAHDRFQKENG from the coding sequence CTGTCGCGCCGCCAGATCCTCTCCGCCGCCGGGTTCGCCGGCCTCGCCGCGCTCACCGGCTGCGGCAGCGGTGACGACGGCGGCGACGGCAAGGACCTGTCGAAGAAGCAGAACGGCGCGATGAAGGAGTTCCGGGTCGGCCAGCAGTTCAAGGCCGCCGAGCCGCTGTCCTTCTCGCTCCTGCACAACAACAACCCGGTCTACCCGACGAAGAGCGGCTGGCTGTTCTGGAAGGAGGTCACCCGGCGCACCGGCGTCACCCTGAAGCTCGTCGACGTGCCCCTGGTGGACTACGAGAAGAAGCGCAGCGTGCTGATCGGCGCGGGCGACGCCCCCTTCCTGATCCCCAAGACGTACCACCCCTCGGAGGTCGCCTTCGTGTCCTCCGGCGCGATCCTCCCCGTCAGCGACTACACGCACCTGATGCCCAACTTCCGGGCGAAGGTGAAGAAGTGGAAGCTGGAGCCGGAACTCGACTCCTTCCGCCAGTCCGACGGCAAGTACTACCTGCTGCCGGGCCTGCACGAGAAGGCCAGGTCCGGCTACTCGCTGTCGCTTCGGACGGACGTCCTCGACCGGCTGGGCCTCAGCCTGCCCACCACCTGGGACGAGGTGTACGACGTCCTCGCGGCGCTCAGGGAGGAGTATCCCGACCGCTACCCGCTCTCCGACCGCTGGAGCACCAACACCCCGTACCCGGTGGCCGCCCTGCTCAGCTACCTCGGCCAGGCGCACGGCGTCCGGGCCGGCTGGACGTACGACAACATCAGTTTCGACGCGGACGCCGAGGAGTTCGTGTTCACCGGCGCGTCCGACGGCTACCGCCAGGTGGTCGAGTACCTGAGAAAACTGGTCGCCGACAAGCTGATGGACCCGGAGAGCTTCACCCAGACCGACGACGCGGCGGTGCAGAAGCTGCTGGGCGGGAAGTGCTTCGCGATCAGCGCCAACCCGCAGGAGCTGGTGCAGAACTACCGCTACAACCTGGAGAAGCAGGTCGAGGGAGCGAAGATCGAGATGATCCCGGTCCCGGTCGGACCGGCCGGCCCGGTGGTGCTGGGCGGCGCCCGGCTGGAGAACGGCGTCATGATCTCCAGCGAGGCCCTCAAGAGCGACAGCTTCGTCGCGATGATGCAGTTCGTGGACTGGCTGTGGTACTCGGACGAGGGCCAGAAGCTCTGCAAGTGGGGCGTCGAGGGCGTCACGTACACCCGGCCCGGCGGGCGGTACCGGCTCCGGCCCGGCATCAGCCTGATGGGCTCCGACCCGGACGCCCCCAAGGACCTCCAGAAGGACTACGGCTTCTTCAACGGCGTCTTCACCTACGGCGGCAGCTGGGAGCTGGTGTCCTCCTCGTTCAGCCCCGACGAGCGGAGGTTCCAGGACGCGATGGCCCAGCGGCAGGCGCTGCCCGTCGATCCGGCCCACCCGTTGCAGTCCGTCGAGCAGGAGCAGGCCTCGCTGTGGGACACACCGCTCAGGGACCACGTCACGCAGAACACCCTCAAGTTCGCCCTCGGCAAACGCCCGCTGTCCGAATGGGACGCCTACGTCAGCGAGTTGAAGGCGAAGAACATGGACCGGCTCGTCGACATGCACAACCGGGCCCACGACCGCTTCCAGAAGGAGAACGGGTGA
- a CDS encoding carbohydrate ABC transporter permease, whose amino-acid sequence MVSLLSGRPERPRTSVDQPTRGYRVFQGVNGVILTLVVLVTLYPFVNIIARSFSAERQIRAGEVTLWPKGFNLTTYRIVLEDAMFWRNYGNTVLYTVVATAVAMVLTTCYAYVLSKKDLKGRGALVGIAVFTMFFTGGLIPHYLLITNLGLKNSVWAIALPNAISVFNLLVMKAFFESLPTELEEAAQIDGLSTYGVLLRIVLPLSKAVVATMVLFYSVSFWNSWFGAFLYMDRTELMPVTVYLRNLISGATGGGNAGAGTEQLSQVGANIQAVTIVLTALPILCVYPFVQRYFVSGVMLGAVKG is encoded by the coding sequence GTGGTGAGCCTGCTGTCGGGGCGCCCCGAGCGCCCGCGTACCTCCGTCGACCAGCCGACCCGCGGCTACCGCGTCTTCCAGGGCGTGAACGGGGTGATCCTGACTCTGGTCGTGCTGGTCACCCTGTACCCCTTCGTCAACATCATCGCCCGCTCGTTCAGCGCCGAGCGCCAGATCCGGGCCGGTGAAGTGACCCTGTGGCCCAAGGGGTTCAACCTCACCACGTACCGGATCGTGCTCGAGGACGCGATGTTCTGGCGGAACTACGGCAACACCGTGCTGTACACGGTGGTCGCCACCGCCGTCGCCATGGTCCTGACGACCTGTTACGCGTACGTCCTGTCGAAGAAGGACCTCAAGGGGCGCGGCGCGCTCGTCGGCATCGCCGTGTTCACCATGTTCTTCACCGGCGGACTGATCCCCCACTACCTCCTGATCACCAACCTGGGCCTGAAGAACAGCGTGTGGGCGATCGCGCTGCCCAACGCGATCAGCGTCTTCAACCTGCTGGTGATGAAGGCCTTCTTCGAGAGCCTGCCGACCGAGCTGGAGGAGGCCGCGCAGATCGACGGCCTGAGCACGTACGGCGTGCTGCTGCGGATCGTGCTGCCGCTGTCCAAGGCGGTCGTCGCGACGATGGTCCTCTTCTACTCGGTGTCCTTCTGGAACTCCTGGTTCGGGGCCTTCCTCTACATGGACCGGACCGAGCTGATGCCGGTCACCGTCTATCTGCGCAACCTCATCTCGGGCGCCACCGGCGGCGGCAACGCGGGCGCCGGCACGGAGCAGCTCAGCCAGGTCGGGGCGAACATCCAGGCGGTCACCATCGTGCTCACCGCGCTGCCGATCCTCTGCGTGTACCCGTTCGTCCAGCGCTACTTCGTCTCGGGCGTGATGCTCGGCGCGGTCAAGGGCTGA